The following coding sequences are from one Methylorubrum sp. B1-46 window:
- a CDS encoding DUF3102 domain-containing protein yields MGIARISSRFLFEIGRDLIRVKELLGHGNFLPWIKDEFGMSDRTALNFMRVAERFKSEIVSDLPPTVLYALAAPSTPDEVKDEIIDRRNFAPIEINGLGRRLEPDARPAVRDVTFGQKQNAGGL; encoded by the coding sequence TTGGGTATCGCGAGGATATCCAGCCGGTTTCTTTTTGAGATCGGCCGCGACCTTATCCGGGTGAAGGAACTGCTCGGTCACGGCAACTTCCTGCCGTGGATCAAAGATGAGTTCGGGATGAGCGACCGAACGGCGCTTAACTTCATGCGCGTGGCCGAACGTTTCAAATCCGAAATCGTTTCGGATTTGCCCCCCACCGTCCTCTACGCGCTCGCCGCCCCGTCTACGCCGGACGAGGTGAAGGACGAGATCATCGACCGGCGCAATTTTGCACCCATTGAGATCAATGGCTTAGGCCGTCGCCTTGAGCCTGACGCCCGGCCCGCCGTCCGAGACGTGACCTTCGGCCAGAAACAGAATGCCGGCGGCCTCTAG
- a CDS encoding P27 family phage terminase small subunit, with translation MTKADAPAVPKGLTKAARAEWDRVAPVLRDRGGLPAEREPLLVAYCNAMALIAECDKSLSKRGGLMIKGANGIERVHPLFGARNKASQNALQLAKRLGIIGSGAPAKPTGGDEHDAYSDLGI, from the coding sequence GTGACGAAGGCCGATGCGCCAGCGGTGCCAAAGGGCCTGACGAAGGCGGCGCGCGCCGAGTGGGACCGCGTTGCGCCGGTCCTGCGGGATCGCGGCGGCCTCCCCGCCGAGCGCGAACCCCTCTTGGTCGCCTACTGCAACGCGATGGCCTTGATCGCCGAGTGCGACAAGAGCCTGTCGAAGCGCGGCGGGCTGATGATTAAGGGCGCCAACGGCATCGAGCGCGTCCACCCGCTATTCGGCGCTCGGAACAAGGCATCGCAGAACGCCCTCCAACTCGCCAAGCGGCTTGGGATCATCGGTAGCGGCGCACCCGCCAAGCCCACCGGAGGGGATGAGCATGACGCTTACTCCGATCTGGGCATTTGA
- a CDS encoding AAA family ATPase codes for MITVVGGTKGGSGKSTVATNLAIMLAAAGGDVLLVDADDQETATDFTNLREANRPGGAGYTCVALTGAAVRSGVQRLAPKHAHVIIDTGGRDTVSQRAALSICDAYLVPFAPRSFDVWTLDKVAELVEEARTVNPKLRALAFINRAEARGGENAEAAELIRSKPGLDYIPSSLGARKAFAHAAAAGLSVVELRPHDPKATEEVTALFRHLFDASEISSANPEEAR; via the coding sequence ATGATAACCGTCGTCGGCGGGACTAAGGGCGGGTCGGGAAAATCGACCGTCGCCACCAATCTCGCCATCATGCTCGCCGCTGCGGGCGGTGACGTGCTCCTAGTCGATGCGGACGATCAGGAGACCGCAACCGACTTCACCAACCTGCGGGAAGCGAATCGCCCCGGTGGCGCCGGCTATACCTGTGTGGCCCTGACGGGCGCCGCCGTGCGCTCCGGGGTGCAGCGACTCGCCCCGAAGCACGCACACGTCATCATCGACACGGGCGGGCGCGATACCGTGAGCCAGCGCGCCGCCCTCTCGATATGCGACGCCTACCTCGTGCCGTTCGCGCCGCGGTCCTTCGACGTGTGGACGCTCGATAAGGTGGCCGAGCTGGTGGAGGAGGCGCGGACCGTCAATCCGAAGCTCCGGGCGCTGGCCTTCATCAACCGGGCCGAGGCGCGCGGCGGCGAGAACGCCGAGGCCGCTGAACTGATCCGCTCCAAGCCCGGCCTCGACTACATCCCGTCGAGCCTGGGCGCCCGCAAGGCATTCGCTCACGCCGCCGCCGCCGGCCTGTCCGTGGTGGAGCTACGCCCGCACGACCCGAAAGCCACCGAGGAAGTCACGGCCCTGTTCCGGCATCTGTTCGATGCCTCGGAGATATCCAGCGCAAATCCAGAGGAGGCCCGATAG
- a CDS encoding phage portal protein: MKRKAQLRALRSEVAQLKAMPGTVAADGTLADPDDKLWEIMSHGLHVGTAAGEAVGPGSAMRVPVVAAAVRAIGETLASLEPRVMRLDANGRRQEDPAHPANRIIARPNGWTSRFGLINQLAKDANLHGIGGAAVVRVNGEPRELIRIHPGSLGREIDPGTGEPTFRIGDRVRSWRDVLFVEPIPTENGETTAPLTLAREAIGFLMALQAHGSRLFGNGARPGSILSVKGNNSPTRMKNIVQAWNAAHGGGKSGGTALLPGEISYEQLALSSVDAQYVELWGRAILDVARAFRVPPIIIGDLTNATFNNSEELGRQFVSMCIKPWCEQFADAFERVLFRDDERGQYFVEFDYQELLKPSTLQLYDALYKAATTFLTPDEAREILGRGPAPGGSHLRVPGNTVRADAPPPAPAPLPPTPLPQEPAPTPEPTLQ, encoded by the coding sequence ATGAAGCGGAAGGCCCAACTGCGCGCGCTCCGCTCGGAAGTCGCCCAGCTCAAGGCTATGCCCGGCACGGTCGCGGCGGATGGCACGCTTGCCGATCCCGACGACAAGCTGTGGGAGATCATGAGCCACGGGCTGCATGTCGGCACGGCGGCGGGCGAGGCGGTTGGTCCCGGTTCGGCCATGCGCGTGCCGGTGGTGGCCGCAGCGGTGCGTGCGATCGGCGAGACGTTGGCTTCGCTTGAGCCGCGGGTGATGCGCCTCGACGCCAACGGCCGCCGGCAGGAAGACCCGGCCCATCCGGCCAATCGGATCATCGCCCGGCCCAACGGGTGGACCTCACGCTTCGGGCTCATCAATCAGCTTGCCAAGGACGCGAACCTGCACGGCATCGGAGGCGCGGCCGTGGTGCGCGTCAACGGCGAGCCGCGCGAACTCATCCGCATCCATCCGGGCTCGCTTGGGCGGGAGATCGATCCGGGGACCGGCGAGCCGACGTTCCGCATCGGCGACCGTGTGCGCTCCTGGCGGGACGTGCTCTTTGTCGAGCCGATCCCCACCGAGAACGGCGAGACCACGGCACCGCTGACGCTGGCGCGCGAGGCCATCGGCTTCCTGATGGCCTTGCAGGCGCACGGCTCGCGACTGTTCGGAAATGGGGCGCGCCCCGGTTCGATCCTGAGCGTCAAGGGCAACAACAGCCCCACCCGCATGAAGAACATCGTGCAGGCGTGGAACGCGGCCCATGGTGGCGGCAAGAGCGGCGGGACGGCGTTGCTGCCTGGGGAGATCAGCTACGAACAACTCGCCCTGTCGTCGGTCGATGCGCAGTACGTCGAGTTGTGGGGCCGCGCGATCCTCGATGTAGCCCGCGCCTTCCGGGTGCCGCCGATCATCATCGGCGACCTGACCAATGCGACCTTCAATAATAGCGAAGAGCTAGGCCGCCAATTCGTTTCCATGTGTATCAAGCCGTGGTGCGAACAGTTCGCCGATGCTTTCGAGCGTGTGCTGTTCCGTGACGATGAGCGCGGGCAGTACTTCGTTGAGTTCGACTATCAGGAACTCCTCAAGCCCTCGACGCTCCAACTGTATGACGCGCTCTACAAGGCGGCGACGACGTTCCTGACGCCCGACGAAGCGCGCGAGATTTTGGGCCGTGGTCCCGCGCCGGGCGGCTCGCACCTACGGGTGCCGGGCAACACCGTGCGAGCCGATGCGCCCCCGCCGGCCCCCGCGCCCCTGCCGCCGACCCCTCTGCCGCAAGAGCCCGCGCCCACACCGGAGCCGACGCTGCAATGA
- a CDS encoding terminase large subunit, with product MLAFADLLKHPAATGTDRRPLPHRWQRRIVERIYGPSNERGERQVQTVFLLLPRGARKTTLTAVLALAHTIGPAQRPRGTAISAASDTAQARIAFDEARDMLAQDPNLEGRYRPRDTLKRIEHAKSGSVYRAISADADAAHGATPCYLAVDELHVWPGFDLWNALTSGAAKVSGSLTVITTTAGQMAEGVCWELFKYALDVHEGRRVDPTFLPVLFAADPKEDWLDEALWHRVNPGLAEGFPDLIGLRNEARLAQSIPALAAGFRQVHLNIWTDGAAAGWIEPTVYDDPAMSAPIDLDALAGLPAAVGVDMSKTMDMTGIVIAFRHEEGSYTVLPFAFLPETAFRKRSASSPGFDWTGWRESGALTVTPGDIIPEDVIEAKVRELCETYAVETVGFDPKFAGRIMARMAADDLPVVESAQTFANLAPMYVELQRAMLSRQFRHGGSPVLRHAILNAVPTTHENSLFILSKKRSGAAIDLAVACGMAVGLIATAPEADYYASEDFDPQLLVLR from the coding sequence GTGCTGGCCTTCGCCGACCTGTTGAAGCATCCGGCCGCGACGGGCACGGATCGCCGGCCCCTGCCGCATCGCTGGCAACGCCGCATCGTGGAGCGGATCTACGGCCCCTCGAATGAGCGAGGCGAGCGCCAGGTGCAGACGGTGTTCCTGCTACTGCCGCGAGGCGCCCGTAAGACGACGCTCACGGCCGTCCTGGCCCTCGCTCACACGATCGGCCCGGCCCAACGACCGCGCGGCACCGCCATCTCAGCGGCGAGCGACACGGCACAGGCCCGCATCGCGTTCGATGAGGCGCGGGACATGCTCGCGCAAGACCCGAACCTTGAAGGCCGCTACCGCCCGCGTGACACGCTCAAGCGGATCGAGCACGCCAAATCCGGTTCGGTCTACCGCGCGATTTCGGCGGACGCGGACGCCGCCCATGGTGCTACGCCCTGCTACCTCGCGGTGGATGAGCTGCATGTCTGGCCGGGCTTCGACCTGTGGAACGCGCTGACTTCGGGCGCGGCGAAGGTCTCGGGCTCGCTCACCGTCATCACGACGACGGCCGGGCAGATGGCCGAAGGCGTGTGCTGGGAACTGTTCAAGTACGCCCTCGACGTGCACGAGGGCCGGCGGGTTGATCCGACGTTTCTGCCCGTGCTGTTCGCGGCCGACCCGAAAGAGGATTGGCTGGATGAAGCCTTGTGGCACCGGGTCAATCCCGGCCTCGCGGAGGGATTCCCCGACCTGATCGGGCTCCGCAACGAGGCGCGGCTTGCGCAGTCCATTCCCGCGCTCGCGGCAGGCTTCCGACAGGTGCACCTCAACATCTGGACGGACGGCGCCGCCGCCGGCTGGATCGAGCCGACCGTCTACGATGATCCGGCCATGTCTGCGCCGATCGACCTCGACGCGTTGGCGGGCCTGCCTGCCGCCGTGGGGGTGGATATGTCCAAGACCATGGACATGACCGGCATCGTCATCGCCTTCCGGCATGAGGAGGGCAGCTACACGGTGTTGCCCTTCGCCTTCCTGCCCGAGACGGCGTTCCGCAAGCGGTCCGCCTCCTCCCCCGGCTTCGATTGGACCGGCTGGCGCGAGAGCGGCGCCCTGACGGTCACGCCGGGGGACATCATCCCGGAAGACGTGATCGAGGCGAAGGTGCGCGAGCTATGCGAGACCTACGCCGTCGAGACGGTTGGCTTCGATCCGAAGTTCGCCGGGCGGATCATGGCGCGGATGGCGGCGGACGACCTCCCCGTGGTGGAGAGCGCGCAGACGTTCGCCAACCTCGCCCCGATGTACGTCGAACTGCAACGCGCCATGCTTTCGCGCCAATTCCGACATGGCGGCTCGCCGGTCCTGCGCCACGCGATCCTCAACGCCGTCCCGACGACGCATGAGAACAGCCTGTTCATTCTGAGCAAGAAGCGTTCGGGCGCGGCGATTGACCTTGCCGTTGCTTGCGGCATGGCCGTGGGACTGATCGCGACCGCGCCGGAAGCCGACTATTACGCATCCGAAGACTTTGACCCTCAACTGTTGGTGCTGCGATGA
- a CDS encoding phage head closure protein, with translation MRAGTRDRRILIEGPTYTRDPDTNELIETFGEIARVWGVRKDSGGGEFLKAGGIVAETRALFWIPYRADLSTSHQLRCEGLTWRIEAFRELAGRRRYLEVQCTADQGPSYG, from the coding sequence ATGAGGGCCGGCACGCGCGACCGGCGCATCCTGATCGAGGGACCGACCTACACCCGCGATCCAGACACCAACGAACTGATCGAGACGTTCGGGGAGATCGCGCGCGTGTGGGGCGTGCGCAAGGACAGCGGCGGCGGCGAGTTCCTGAAGGCCGGCGGCATCGTCGCCGAGACCCGTGCCCTGTTCTGGATACCGTACCGGGCGGACCTTTCGACCTCGCATCAACTCCGGTGCGAGGGCCTGACGTGGCGGATCGAAGCCTTCCGCGAACTCGCCGGCCGCCGCCGCTACCTCGAAGTGCAGTGCACCGCAGATCAAGGGCCGTCCTATGGCTGA
- a CDS encoding head-tail connector protein, with protein METLERIEAPAPVVSLEEAKAFLRVTDGDSAVISDDLLITSLIETATAYLDGEAGYLDRAIGVQRWRYSHDGFPRAGIVLPLPPLRSVETVTCTLRSGTTVALAGPDFRVMPGGSEPGRVLPAGMCPVLPFDVATVTVEFTAGYDPVPEPIRTAILMHVATLYENRESITANTTFTAVPFAGLDLVMPYQRAYFG; from the coding sequence ATGGAAACTCTGGAACGGATCGAGGCGCCCGCGCCCGTCGTCTCGCTTGAGGAGGCGAAGGCGTTCCTGCGCGTCACTGATGGGGACTCGGCCGTCATCAGCGACGACCTGCTCATCACGTCGTTGATCGAGACCGCGACGGCGTACCTCGACGGCGAGGCCGGGTATCTGGATCGCGCGATCGGCGTGCAGCGGTGGCGCTACTCGCACGACGGTTTCCCCCGCGCCGGCATCGTGCTCCCGCTCCCGCCGCTTCGATCGGTCGAGACGGTGACGTGCACGCTCCGCAGCGGGACGACGGTGGCGCTCGCCGGTCCCGACTTCCGCGTCATGCCCGGCGGCAGCGAGCCCGGCCGCGTTCTGCCCGCCGGCATGTGCCCGGTCCTGCCGTTCGACGTGGCGACGGTCACGGTGGAGTTCACCGCCGGCTATGACCCGGTGCCGGAGCCGATCCGCACCGCGATCCTGATGCACGTCGCGACGCTCTACGAGAACCGCGAGAGCATCACCGCCAACACGACCTTCACGGCCGTGCCCTTCGCCGGGCTTGACCTCGTGATGCCCTACCAGCGGGCCTACTTCGGATGA
- a CDS encoding DUF3168 domain-containing protein, with the protein MTSAITLTIAMLKANVPVGAIVSDRIEPEMAKNDQLPRIVVRQASGRRTYGLAKATGLREARVNVLCAAKTFTAADRLASAVIAALENGRHQTADGTRVKTFQDGDDTGTAEPNGSSFTRIVGFRVSASG; encoded by the coding sequence ATGACCTCGGCCATCACCCTGACCATCGCCATGCTCAAGGCCAACGTGCCGGTGGGCGCGATCGTGTCCGACCGGATTGAGCCCGAGATGGCGAAGAACGACCAGCTCCCCCGCATCGTCGTGCGGCAGGCAAGCGGGCGGCGGACCTACGGGCTCGCCAAGGCCACCGGACTACGCGAGGCGCGGGTGAACGTGCTCTGCGCCGCCAAGACCTTCACCGCCGCCGACAGGCTCGCGAGCGCCGTCATCGCGGCCTTGGAGAACGGGCGCCACCAGACTGCGGACGGCACCCGCGTGAAGACCTTCCAGGACGGCGACGACACGGGCACGGCCGAACCGAACGGATCGAGCTTTACCCGGATCGTGGGATTCAGGGTGAGCGCGTCGGGATAG